TTCAGGGTTGAATAAAGGCCCCAACATCTGTGCCTGCGCTGCCTTGTTCAAAAGAGATTCATTGTAAGCAGCATTGGGGCATCGGCGTTTCAGTTCGGCGGCAATAAAGGTGAAGTTTGCTGAACGGGCGGGCTTTAGCATGGAACCAAGTGATGAATAGACTAAGGAATTCTCCCGAAACACGATTATGTGTTTCATTCCGGCATATAAATTAAGAAATCCTTCACGATTTTCAGAAGTGTCTACACGACGCTTCTCGGTAGACTTGGTCATCATAAGTCCGCCTGTAATCACGGTGCGGCCAACACTTAATTTTCTCTCCTTTTCAATCCTGGACTCAGTGACCTGCTTAATGCAGGTACCGCGCAATATGAGGTCTATGAGGCTGTAATCAACAACAAGGCTCTCCTCCTGTCTCGATTCAACGCGAAGTTGCATATCATCAAGGAAAAACTTTCGTACGATAAAGCGCTCTTCCTCAGACTCAATTTCATTCTGTCTCAGAACAACCGCTCCGAAGCCGGCAGCCCTGAGTTTAGCTGCTCTTTCCTCTGCGGATGCAAGTGCTGCGTATACTGCAACAATAACAGGGAACCTTCCGGCAACGCGCAAACGGGAGCCTGCCTCGTAGAGTGTTGTGCCGATAATCTCACCAAGAATTGTTGCGGGGCTATCTTTATTTTCAGGTCTTTTATGGATAGCAACGAGATTCACAGAGTGGGCCATTAGTTCTTAGATGCCCCGAAGAGGTTTTCCGAACCTGATCCGGGATTCAGCATGACACTGTTGAAAGCACTTTGCTTTGGATCTGCCATTAGACTGGTTAAAGAGTTTTAGTTGCAAAATAATTACCACGGCCACGGTCCCCTGTTAATCAAATGGACCAGGATTTGTTTCTAAACTTATGATAAGCGATTAAGGCTTTATTTGCAAGGGCCAAAAGTACGACCCCGCAAAGGGCGTTCCCCAATGGGGATAGAGGCGGGTATAACCTTTTAAACCGCGCAAGCCGTTCCTTCCGTTTGAACCGTTCACTGAATTTTCCCATTTGTAGTTTAATGAAGTGAGGAAAGCGTTAAAACTCTTTCATCCAAAATTTCAGCACAGGTTTGAGCACAGGTTTGAGCACAGATTTCAGCACAGAATCGAATTCTTCAATTTGACAGGATTCCCCCAAAGCTGGTAATATTACAAGAACTGCTGTAACCGGATAAAACCTACGTCATTGTAAGCCCCGGAATACACCGGGGTTTTCCCCCGAAAGCAGAAAAAAGGAGATTATGGAATTTATGAAATTTCACACATTTGATTTAAACCCGCGCGTCACGGCCGGGATCACGGCAGTGGGCTTTGTTACGCCAACGCCGATCCAGGCGCAGGCGATCCCGCCGATCCTCCAGGGACACGACGTCATGGGCCTGGCACAGACCGGAACAGGCAAGACTGCTGCCTTCGTGCTGCCGATTCTGGAGCGCCTTATAAAAGGACCGCGCGGTCGTATCCGCGCCCTAATCATAGCCCCTACCCGCGAACTGGCGGAGCAGATCCACGAGGCAATCGGCGCACTGGGACGGCAGACCCGTCTCCGGAGCGTAACCGTCTATGGCGGCGTGGCAATAAACCCGCAGATAAATAAACTGCGCACCGGGGTCGAGATCGTCGTTGCGTGTCCCGGCCGCTTGCTTGATCACATCAATCGGCGTACGATCAACCTGTCGAACCTGGAAGTGCTCGTTCTCGACGAAGCGGACCGGATGTTTGACATGGGCTTCCTGCCTGATATCCGGAAGATCATCAAACATGTACCGGCTAAGAGACAGACGCTGCTCTTTTCGGCCACCATGCCTGAGGATATCAGACAGTTGGTCCACGACGTCCTGCGCTCCCCGGTCACGGTACAGGTCAATCACAGTGCACCGGCAAGCACTGTTGCGCATGCACTCTATCCGGTTGATCAGCACCAAAAAACCGCGCTCCTCATCGAACTGCTGCGACACACCGACATTGAGTCGATCCTGATCTTTACTCGCACCAAGCACCGCGCCAAGCGCGTGGGGCAGCAACTGGAAAAGGCCGGATACCGTGCTACATCGCTGCAGGGCAACCTGACTCAGAGCAAGCGCCAGGCGGCACTCAACGGATTCCGTAACGGCTCGTATCAGGTCCTTGTTGCGACCGACATTGCAGCCCGCGGCATCGATGTCTCACGCATATCCCACGTCATCAACTACGACATGCCCGATACCGCCGACGCGTACACGCACCGGATCGGTCGCACCGGTCGGGCTGCGAAGACCGGCGATGCCTTCACGTTCATTACCCGTGAAGACGGGGCCATGGTGCGCAGCATCGAGCGCGTCCTCGGTAAAAAAGTGGAACGTCGCACACTGAAGGGCTTCGACTATAAAAAACCGGCACCGGCCCGCGGTAGCGGGGCTGCCTGCCTGCCGCTCGAATCACAGCGCAGCCGGGAGCAGAAACAACCGTCACTATCCAGGACCCGTCCAGATATTATTAGCCGGCGCAAAAGGTACCAGGTACAGCCGGTAGGCGAGTCGGATCATCGGGGTTCCGCTCATCGGCACTCCCCCGGTTCAACAACACCCAAGGAGCAGGCGCACAAACTCGCCCCCAGTCACTGACCGGCGTTATGGGTATAGCAGGGAACCTTGGATTTCAAAAAACAAGATCTGATAGTCACAGGAAAGGGCCCCACGCTAAGAACAATAAAGAGAACGATGAGCCTGTCCGAATGAGCTGATATTTAGCGTTCTTGTCATTCCGGATTAATTTCAGGGACGACAATACTTCGGACAGGTTTTTAGTATAGAAGGCGGGTTCCGGTCAAGGATTATAATTCAAGCAATGAGGGAATGTTTTCGTTAAGGCAAACAATTTCCACCCCGGGAAGAGTGTTAGCACATCACATTTCATTTTCAGGACAAGAGCCAACCCTCTCGTAGAAGGTCACAACTCTTCTCTTTGTTTGTACTCAGCGACTGGACAATCAAGATTCAGTTTTTTCGGGTATTATTCAGCCTACTCCAAAATTTCAAGGACACAACGCTTGCCGATCTTGGTGCCGGCAGCGCTCATTATTGTTCT
This genomic window from bacterium BMS3Abin08 contains:
- the rhlE_2 gene encoding ATP-dependent RNA helicase RhlE — protein: MKFHTFDLNPRVTAGITAVGFVTPTPIQAQAIPPILQGHDVMGLAQTGTGKTAAFVLPILERLIKGPRGRIRALIIAPTRELAEQIHEAIGALGRQTRLRSVTVYGGVAINPQINKLRTGVEIVVACPGRLLDHINRRTINLSNLEVLVLDEADRMFDMGFLPDIRKIIKHVPAKRQTLLFSATMPEDIRQLVHDVLRSPVTVQVNHSAPASTVAHALYPVDQHQKTALLIELLRHTDIESILIFTRTKHRAKRVGQQLEKAGYRATSLQGNLTQSKRQAALNGFRNGSYQVLVATDIAARGIDVSRISHVINYDMPDTADAYTHRIGRTGRAAKTGDAFTFITREDGAMVRSIERVLGKKVERRTLKGFDYKKPAPARGSGAACLPLESQRSREQKQPSLSRTRPDIISRRKRYQVQPVGESDHRGSAHRHSPGSTTPKEQAHKLAPSH